Proteins found in one Sorghum bicolor cultivar BTx623 chromosome 1, Sorghum_bicolor_NCBIv3, whole genome shotgun sequence genomic segment:
- the LOC8085276 gene encoding protein VAC14 homolog isoform X3, which produces MAQEALSVIPSAVLRNLSDKLYEKRKNAALEIEGIVKQLATAGEHEKISAVILLLTHDYTYSPQANHRKQGGLIGLAAVTVGLTSEAAQHLEQIVPPVLNSFLDQDSRVRYYACEALYNIAKVVRGDFIIYFNKIFDALCKLSADSDANVQSAAHLLDRLVKDIVTESDQFSIEEFIPLLRERMNVLNPYVRQFLVGWITVLDSVPDIDMLGFLPDFLDGLFNMLSDSSHEIRQQADAALSEFLQEIKNSPNVDYGRMAEILVRRAGSTDEFTRLTSITWINEFVKLGGEQLVPYYADILGAILPCISDEEEKIRVVARETNEELRAIKADPAEGFDIGAILSIAKRELNSEHEATRIEALHWFFTLLDRYRSEFLAYLNDIFDPLLNALSDPSDAVVLLVLEVHARIAEESHHFHHLVSYLIRTFHNNHFLLEKRGALIVRRLCVLLGAEKVYREFSTILESEANLDFASVMVQALNLILLTSTELGELRSVLKKSLVDSCGKDLFQSLYASWRHSPMATISLCLLAQAYSHASCVIQSLGEEDINVKFLVQLDKLIRLLETPVFAYLRLQLLEPGKHTWLLKTLYGLLMLLPQMGRETPDTRS; this is translated from the exons ATGGCCCAAGAGGCACTATCCGTCATCCCGAGCGCCGTGCTTCGGAACCTATCCGACAAGCTCTACGAGAAGCGGAAGAACGCCGCGCTCGAG ATTGAGGGAATTGTGAAGCAGCTTGCAACGGCTGGGGAGCATGAGAAGATATCAGCGGTTATCTTGCTGCTCACCCATGATTACACATACTCGCCACAAGCCAACCATCGGAAG CAGGGTGGGTTGATTGGCCTTGCAGCAGTTACTGTTGGACTCACCAGTGAGGCAGCTCAGCATCTCGAG CAAATTGTGCCTCCTGTGCTtaattccttcctggaccaagatAGCAGAGTGCGTTACTATGCTTGTGAAGCACTATACAACATAGCAAAG GTTGTCAGAGGGGATTTCATCATCTACTTCAACAAAATTTTTGATGCTTTATGCAAGCTTTCTGCAGATTCCGATGCTAATGTTCAAAGTGCAGCTCACCTTCTTGATAGGCTTGTCAAG GATATCGTAACTGAGAGTGATCAGTTCAG CATAGAAGAATTCATACCGCTCTTGAGAGAGCGCATGAATGTGTTGAATCCTTATGTAAGACAATTTCTGGTGGGGTGGATAACAGTGTTAGACAGTGTTCCTGATATTGACATGCTTGGTTTCCTTCCTGATTTTCTCGATG GTTTATTCAATATGCTGAGTGATTCCAGTCATGAGATAAGGCAGCAAGCTGATGCAGCACTTTCTGAGTTTCTGCAGGAGATAAAGAACTCACCA AATGTAGATTATGGTCGTATGGCTGAAATACTCGTTCGGAGAGCCGGCTCTACTGATGAATTCACTCGGTTGACGTCTATCACATGG ATCAACGAGTTTGTGAAGCTTGGTGGGGAACAACTTGTTCCTTACTATGCAGATATATTGGGCGCTATCTTACCGTGCATATCTGACGAGGAGGAGAAAATCCGAGTG GTTGCACGCGAAACAAATGAGGAACTCCGTGCTATAAAAGCTGATCCAGCTGAGGGATTTGATATCGGAGCAATTCTTTCAATCGCAAAAAG AGAATTGAACAGTGAACATGAGGCCACTCGAATTGAAGCATTGCATTGGTTCTTCACTTTGCTGGATCGATATCGTTCTGAG TTCTTGGCGTACCTGAACGATATTTTTGATCCACTCCTAAATGCACTTTCTGATCCTTCGGACGCG GTTGTCCTATTAGTATTGGAAGTTCATGCACGTATAGCTGAAGAGTCTCACCACTTCCATCATCTTGTATCCTACCTAATCCGCACCTTCCACAACAACCATTTTCTACTGGAGAA GCGTGGTGCTTTGATTGTCCGCCGGCTCTGTGTTCTTTTGGGTGCTGAAAAAGTATATCGGGAGTTCTCCACTATTCTTGAGAGTGAGGCTAACCTTGATTTTGCATCTGTCATGGTTCAG GCTTTGAATTTGATTTTGCTCACATCAACTGAACTTGGTGAGCTCCGCTCTGTTCTTAAGAAGTCGTTAGTGGATTCCTGTGGCAAGGATTTGTTTCAGTCTTTATATGCTTCGTGGCGCCACTCTCCGATGGCTACGATAAGTTTGTGTTTACTTGCTCAG GCATACAGTCACGCAAGCTGTGTTATTCAGTCACTGGGAGAAGAAGACATAAATGTGAAATTTTTGGTTCAGTTAGATAAATTGATCCGTCTCTTAGAGACTCCAGTATTTGCTTACTTGCGT